In Halichondria panicea chromosome 9, odHalPani1.1, whole genome shotgun sequence, a genomic segment contains:
- the LOC135341491 gene encoding ecto-NOX disulfide-thiol exchanger 1-like isoform X3: protein MMLRMEYIIMSSYRDYDDDPYPRDSYPRKRTLAQDVFRDEFSARERVYRNELRPGPPPPGPGDSYYRRMDERDARELIGRGPPFGEPAFEPPLLSPKDSLLPLDHPLPFEELLPPGGERLGHEGRRFGSVIVFPPKVPRFPVDLNEPPSRTLYVGTLPRNTTKHHLEDLFSPFGQIEYIHLNNKFAHIQFELRDKNGLMRALDLDGSYINVGPSNSPEDYGPIVVQFSVRKQDSESESSQEHRPIELMRYTGINAANLASSLYKKSKFLVAAKSLKSWFDQGQCSSASANTFYTLLTSTNTCTRRAKKTLKDKGEELKSTLWKHKKELDDMKNDCQALVEIFQAAFQQRSWDRFSKPQRKMITQWSESATELMKEVEATSNNLTADGQPLTKRGKTGSGHSAEVDSLRRQVNQLRAEKKVAIQGRDQQIQNLKSTLTVFKEDCPSEWERIAEGKDFLQDWNDETSSTGSVHDEDSDLEDAPLEIIEEFIVDVSPTPTVPGNDMDIEDQEAKDERAPSLAAAAAAYAQIRSSIGSSEHQGLSEPEVAIVSVMSAFLSVHPLGASIEEITAYFQGFNPSYNSHYLESLLRRLSKVFQITAGGAGDLPRKWWFLGFQTCYTAVGNPKTAAAATETEDHTSDS, encoded by the exons ATGATGTTAAGAATGGAAT ATATCATTATGTCAAGCTACCGTGACTATGACGACGATCCTTACCCCCGAGACTCGTACCCTCGCAAGCGCACTCTTGCTCAAGATGTCTTTCGAGATGAGTTTTCTGCTCGAGAGCGTGTGTACAGAAATGAGCTGCGTCCGGGACCACCTCCTCCAGGCCCTGGCGATTCTTACTATCGACGGATGGATGAACGAGATGCGAGGGAGTTAATTGGGCGTGGACCTCCATTTGGAGAACCTGCTTTCGAACCTCCACTCTTATCACCTAAAGATTCCCTGCTTCCACTAGATCATCCTTTACCATTTGAAGAACTCCTACCTCCTGGGGGGGAAAGACTGGGCCATGAAGGAAGGAGGTTTGGATCTGTTATTGTGTTCCCCCCTAAAGTGCCGAGATTTCCAGTTGATTTGAACGAGCCACCATCCCGCACGCTGTATGTAGGGACTCTTCCTCGTAACACTACCAAACACCACCTTGAAGACTTATTCTCACCGTTTGGACAAATTGAGTACATCCATCTCAACAATAAGTTTGCCCACATTCAATTCGAACTCAGGGACAAGAATGGTCTCATGAGAGCACTAGACTTGGATGGCAGCTACATCAATGTCGGTCCTTCCAACAGCCCTGAAGATTACGGTCCAATTGTTGTTCAATTCTCTGTTCGCAAGCAAGATTCTGAAAGCGAATCGTCTCAAGAGCATAGGCCTATAGAGTTAATGAGGTACACTGGAATAAATGCTGCTAACCTTGCTAGTAGTCTGTACAAAAAGTCAAAATTTTTGGTTGCTGCTAAAAGCTTGAAGAGTTGGTTTGATCAAGGACAATGCTCGAGCGCTTCTGCGAACACATTCTACACCCTTCTGACCAGCACCAATACATGCACACGAAGAGCCAAGAAGACATTGAAGGACAAAGGAGAAGAGTTGAAGTCTACACTGTGGAAGCACAAGAAGGAACTGGACGACATGAAGAATGACT GTCAAGCCCTGGTCGAAATATTCCAGGCTGCTTTTCAGCAGAGGTCGTGGGATCGTTTCTCCAAACCCCAGAGAAAAATGATTACGCAATGGTCAGAAAGTGCCACT GAACTTATGAAAGAGGTTGAAGCTACCAGTAACAACCTCACCGCTGATGGTCAACCACTCACTAAGAGGGGTAAGACTGGATCTG GACATAGTGCAGAGGTGGATTCATTGCGGAGACAGGTGAATCAGTTGAGGGCAGAGAAAAAAGTGGCCATTCAAGGCAGAGATCAACAG ATACAAAACTTGAAGAGTACTCTAACAGTGTTCAAAGAG GATTGTCCCTCAGAGTGGGAGAGAATTGCTGAAGGAAAAGATTTCCTCCAA GACTGGAACGACGAGACCTCCTCTACCGGTAGCGTACACGATGAGGACAGTGATCTGGAAGATGCTCCTCTTGAGATTATTGAAGAATTCATCGTAGATGTATCACCCACCCCCACGGTACCCGGCAACGACATGGACATTGAGGACCAAGAAGCAAAGGATGAAAGAGCTCCATCACTAGCAGCTGCCGCCGCTGCCTATGCTCAGATCCGTTCATCCATTGGCTCCAGTGAGCATCAAGGACTATCCGAGCCTGAAGTGGCTATTGTCTCTGTAATGTCTGCCTTTCTGTCGGTACATCCCCTGGGGGCATCCATTGAGGAGATTACTGCGTACTTCCAAGGCTTCAACCCCTCCTACAATAGTCACTATCTCGAGTCCCTGTTGCGAAGGTTGTCAAAAGTATTTCAAATCACTGCAGGTGGTGCCGGAGACTTGCCGAGGAAATGGTGGTTCCTGGGGTTTCAGACATGTTACACTGCCGTGGGGAACCCAAAAACAGCTGCTGCAGCTACTGAAACTGAGGACCACACATCTGATTCTTAA
- the LOC135341482 gene encoding cullin-4A-like gives MSSRGRRSSRSSTDRNLTPNGRKRKLNSQTSLGQASTSQSKSKKRIKEPDFSPASKRPRLSSAQSSDSFNQPGPSGVRKYFPSVPSAKPSLSDSEEEGDKRPIYLNGAMATQSPTGCLNNTSTSFRVHKAAGGTGLNNHTKKTGGGKKLVIKNRKTKAELPENYSKLAWEKLSQAIVAIHTQQPISYSLEELYQAVENMCSHKMATLLYENLREECHKHVESLVPMFKQPEVDLAQFLLVVDKQWIAHCRQMIMIRSIFLYLDRTYAVPSTSLLSIWELGLELFGSLIASQSGVQSKVVKGILVLVHRERSNESVDRSLLKNLLRMFVDLQIYQEVFELEFLRETEAVYRAESLRMIRDPEFTLPNYLSHVDRRLSQENNRLLHYLHQCTRKPLILCVEKQLIGEHQNEILDKGFEGLLEGSRFPNLSLLYKLYTRFKDGLTFICKAFGEYIKKAGASIVSNAERDKTMVQDLLELKIKVDQIIVEAFGNNERLHGVVRESFESVINRRQNKPAELIARYVDSQLKSGNKEWSDEELDKLLDRVMVLFRYIHGKDVFEAFYKKDLAKRLLLGKSASTDAEKSMLLKLKQECGPNFTSKLEGMFKDMELAKEMMVNYRESKQLSQGTIDLSVHVLTMGYWPPYAPMEVILPSEMSQYLENFKKFYLGKHSGRKLQWQPSLGHCVLKAAFKQGDKELQVSLFQSLVLLLYNSADELNYVEIKEATGVDDDELRRTLQSLSLGKARVLIKVPKVKEVLNTDQFIFNKDFKHRLCRIKINQVQLKETAEENTATTEKVFQDRQYQVDAAIVRIMKMRRTLTHNLLVSECLGQLRFHVKPSDLKKRMESLIDRDYIRRNKDNSSIYEYIA, from the exons ATGTCTAGTCGTGGTAGAAGGTCATCTCGCTCAAGTACGGATCGAAATTTGACCCCTAATGGAAGAAAACGAAAACTAAACTCTCAAACATCCCTTGGCCAAGCATCTACAAGTCAATCAAAGTCTAAAAAACGTATAAAAGAACCAGATTTTTCTCCAGCATCAAAACGACCTCGGCTTTCATCAGCACAGAGTTCTGATAGCTTTAACCAACCTGGTCCTAGCGGAGTCAGAAAATATTTTCCGTCAGTCCCGTCAGCCAAGCCATCTTTGTCAGATTCTGAGGAGGAAGGAGACAAACGTCCGATATATTTGAACGGAGCCATGGCAACCCAAAGTCCTACTGGGTGCTTGAACAACACTAGTACTAGTTTCAGGGTCCACAAGGCAGCCGGAGGAACTGGTCTAAATAATCACACCAAGAAAACTGGCGGTGGCAAGAAACTTGTCATCAAGAACAGAAAGA CCAAAGCAGAGCTACCTGAGAACTATAGTAAGCTGGCCTGGGAGAAACTGAGTCAAGCTATTGTGGCCATACACACTCAACAACCAATCTCTTACAGTCTAGAGGAGCTCTACCAAGCCGTCGAGAACATGTGCTCACACAAAATGGCTACCCTACTCTATGAGAATCTGAGAGAAGAGTGCCATAAACACGTGGAGTCTCTGGTCCCGATGTTCAAACA ACCTGAAGTGGATCTGGCTCAATTTTTGCTGGTGGTGGACAAGCAATGGATTGCTCACTGCAGACAAATG ATAATGATTCGGAGCATCTTCCTGTACCTGGATCGAACATATGCTGTACCCAGCACCTCGCTACTCTCCATATG GGAGCTTGGGCTTGAGTTGTTTGGCAGCCTGATAGCCAGTCAGAGTGGAGTACAGTCCAAGGTCGTAAAGGGTATCCTCGTTCTCGTGCACAGGGAGAG GAGTAACGAAAGTGTTGATCGCAGTTTGCTCAAGAATCTGCTGAGGATGTTTGTGGACCTGCAGATCTACCAAGAGGTGTTTGAGCTCGAGTTTCTGAGGGAGACAGAGGCGGTGTACAGGGCAGAGTCACTCAGGATGATCAGGGACCCAGAGTTCACA CTCCCTAACTACTTGTCTCATGTGGACAGAAGGTTGTCACAGGAGAACAACAGACTCCTGCACTATCTTCACCAGTGTACCAG AAAGCCTCTGATTCTATGTGTTGAGAAGCAACTAATTGGTGAACACCAAAATGAAATACTTGACAAAG GTTTTGAGGGTCTGCTGGAAGGCAGTAGATTCCCCAACTTGTCTCTGTTATACAAGCTATACACCAGGTTCAAGGATGGCCTCACTTTCATCTGTAAAGCATTCGGTGAATACATTAAG AAAGCTGGTGCGTCTATAGTGAGTAATGCTGAGCGTGACAAGACCATGGTACAGGATCTGCTGGAGCTCAAGATTAAAGTGGACCAGATCATTGTGGAGGCCTTTGGCAATAATGAGAGACTGCATGGTGTAGTGAGGGAGTCTTTTGAGAGCGTCATCAACAGGAGGCAAAACAAACCTGCTGAGCTTATCG CCAGATACGTGGACTCTCAGCTCAAATCTGGCAACAAGGAGTGGTCGGATGAGGAGCTCGATAAGCTGCTTGATAGGGTGATGGTGCTCTTCAGATACATTCATG GTAAGGATGTGTTTGAGGCTTTCTACAAGAAAGACCTTGCCAAACGGCTGCTACTTGGCAAGAGTGCCTCTACTGATGCTGAGAAGTCAATGCTCCTTAAACTAAAACAAG AGTGTGGCCCCAACTTTACCAGCAAGCTGGAGGGGATGTTCAAAGATATGGAGCTCGCCAAAGAGATGATGGTCAATTACAGAGAG AGTAAACAGTTGTCCCAGGGCACCATTGACctgagtgtgcatgtactaaCCATGGGCTACTGGCCACCCTACGCTCCTATGGAAGTCATACTTCCTTCTGAG ATGTCTCAGTACCTTGAGAACTTCAAGAAGTTCTACCTGGGCAAGCACAGTGGACGCAAGCTTCAATGGCAGCCTTCACTTGGCCACTGTGTGCTCAAGGCTGCCTTTAAACAGGGGGACAAGGAGCTACAAGTGTCTCTTTTTCAGAGTCTGGTCTTACTCTTGTACAACTCTGCAGACGAGCTCAACTATGTGGAGATCAAGGAAGCCACTGGAGTGG ATGATGATGAGCTGAGAAGAACCCTGCAGTCTTTGTCACTGGGTAAAGCTCGAGTGCTCATCAAGGTGCCTAAAGTAAAGGAGGTCTTGAATACTGACCAGTTCATTTTCAACAAAGACTTTAAGCATCGACTCTGTAGGATAAAGATCAATCAAGTTCAGCTAAAGGAAACG GCTGAGGAAAACACGGCAACCACAGAGAAGGTGTTTCAAGACCGTCAGTACCAGGTGGATGCTGCCATTGTGAGGATCATGAAGATGAGGCGAACGCTCACTCACAACCTCCTTGTCTCAGAGTGTCTGGGTCAGCTCAGATTCCATGTCAAG CCGTCGGACTTAAAAAAGAGAATGGAGAGTCTGATTGACAGAGACTACATTCGTAGGAACAAGGACAACAGTAGCATTTATGAATACATAGCATAA
- the LOC135341513 gene encoding tRNA wybutosine-synthesizing protein 5-like — protein MARNSFLAVLCVWLVVLTLTPLYLLFTGGYSLVRDDQLLSVSHVELTRRGVSAQKELSRFKRQEHFKFEDSAKLDLIGSQTIRNEIQKAFSKGNASNPRAAFEQVVVLSSLLPKITNISRIRTPDPGAFRNYIAPMGLPVILTDMLEGEKLADWTWEYVRSKWGNVVYHNTRQGEYSTKISKLGKHYVNRVSVKLADFIDIVTGKKQPEKSEEGMYITKQRVIPVEALEQEFTYPAFYPGAKKKCFLEPTGWIGAPGTFTQGHIDSKDNFVYQIIGEKRWTIFSPQDYKYLYYKQTKGSLEWSTVLNTFDLDNIDSSKYPLYAKTTPITFTMSPGEVLYLPRGWTHTVANISPSLMINTWRYGPAAITEYWSDKNRQEIRKKCF, from the exons ATGGCTAGGAACTCGTTTTTGGCAGTGTTGTGCGTTTGGCTGGTTGTGCTAACTCTAACACCACTGTATTTGCTCTTCACTGGAGGCTACTCTTTGGTGAGAGACGACCAGCTACTATCAGTATCTCATGTTGAGTTGACAagaaggggtgtgtctgctcAGAAAGAGCTCAGTCGGTTCAAGAGACAAGAGCACTTCAAGTTTGAAGACTCTGCTAAGCTGGACCTTATAGGCAGCCAAACCATTCGGAATGAGATACAAAAAGCTTTCTCCAAAGGCAATGCATCCAACCCCAGAGCAGCTTTTGAGCAAGTTGTTGTATTGAGCTCATTGCTCCCCAAGATAACAAACATATCCAGGATCAGGACACCAGACCCTGGGGCATTCCGTAACTACATTGCGCCCATGGGGCTGCCAGTCATATTGACAGACATGCTAGAGGGAGAAAAGTTGGCAGATTGGACGTGGGAGTATGTCCGTTCAAAATGGGGGAACGTTGTGTACCACAACACAAGGCAAGGGGAGTATTCAACAAAGATCTCAAAGCTTGGCAAACACTACGTGAACAGAGTTTCAGTGAAGCTTGCTGACTTTATTGATATTGTAACGGGCAAGAAACAACCGGAGAAGTCCGAAGAGGGTATGTACATCACCAAACAGAGAGTGATACCAGTGGAAGCTCTGGAACAGGAATTTACATACCCAGCATTCTATCCTGGAGCCAAAAAGAAATGCTTCCTGGAGCCAACTGGCTG gatTGGTGCACCGGGAACATTCACCCAGGGCCACATCGATAGCAAAGACAACTTTGTTTACCAAATCATTGGTGAAAAAAGATGGACCATATTCTCCCCACAAGACTACAAGTACCTCTACTACAAGCAGACAAAGGGCTCTTTGGAGTGGAGCACTGTATTGAACACATTCGATTTGGACAATATAGACTCGAGCAAGTACCCTCTATATGCCAAGACCACCCCAATAACATTCACAATGAGTCCTGGAGAGGTACTGTATCTCCCCAGGGGGTGGACACACACTGTGGCTAACATTAGTCCGTCACTTATGATCAACACTTGGAGATACGGACCAGCGGCCATTACAGAATATTGGTCAGACAAGAATAGGCAAGAAATAAGGAAGAAATGTTTCTGA
- the LOC135341525 gene encoding uncharacterized protein LOC135341525 → MLSKIPTARLFLSSRLLPELHLRMKIHQGTCVQLSLNLTGTVSRQTVRHCLVSPINICTRRCWSKQSHFSGHLITAPAGRRNSLRTVTTVNGGDEDHRCYDVDTDELVTMVQRNNENTSHMLLVDVREPEELLQTGEIPGSINIPLGEVEEAFSMSPDDFEISYGVDKPPTDNPNIIFTCLSGVRSLVALEFVHQLGYCSARHYKKGWLGWEQHLEQVRNFDGNT, encoded by the exons ATGTTGTCAAAGATTCCTACTGCAAGGCTCTTCCTTAGCTCAAGGCTTCTCCCTGAGCTACATTTAAGAATGAAAATACACCAGGGCACCTGTGTCCAACTTTCCTTAAATCTAACTGGCACTGTGAGCAGACAAACAGTTAGACACTGCCTTGTGTCCCCTATTAATATCTGCACTAGAAGGTGCTGGAGCAAGCAATCACACTTCTCAGGACATTTAATCACAGCTCCAGCTGGGAGGAGGAATTCCTTAAGAACTGTAACAACGGTCAACGGAGGAGATGAGGACCATCGTTGCTACGATGTGGACACTGATGAACTGGTCACCATGGTACAGAGGAACAATGAAAATACTAGTCACATGCTCCTGGTTGATGTCCGAGAGCCCGAGGAACTTCTACAGACAGGAGAGATTCCTGGATCAATCAATATACCAT TGGGCGAAGTGGAAGAAGCATTTTCAATGTCTCCCGATGACTTTGAGATCAGTTATGGAGTTGATAAACCGCCTACTGATAATCCCAACATTATCTTTACATGCTTGTCTGGAGTACGAAGTCTGGTTGCCCTGGAATTTGTCCACCAGCTAGGATACTGCAG TGCTCGTCACTACAAGAAAGGGTGGCTAGGATGGGAGCAGCATTTAGAGCAAGTGAGAAACTTTGATGGGAACACATAG
- the LOC135341491 gene encoding ecto-NOX disulfide-thiol exchanger 1-like isoform X1, with product MMLRMEYIIMSSYRDYDDDPYPRDSYPRKRTLAQDVFRDEFSARERVYRNELRPGPPPPGPGDSYYRRMDERDARELIGRGPPFGEPAFEPPLLSPKDSLLPLDHPLPFEELLPPGGERLGHEGRRFGSVIVFPPKVPRFPVDLNEPPSRTLYVGTLPRNTTKHHLEDLFSPFGQIEYIHLNNKFAHIQFELRDKNGLMRALDLDGSYINVGPSNSPEDYGPIVVQFSVRKQDSESESSQEHRPIELMRYTGINAANLASSLYKKSKFLVAAKSLKSWFDQGQCSSASANTFYTLLTSTNTCTRRAKKTLKDKGEELKSTLWKHKKELDDMKNDCQALVEIFQAAFQQRSWDRFSKPQRKMITQWSESATELMKEVEATSNNLTADGQPLTKRGHSAEVDSLRRQVNQLRAEKKVAIQGRDQQIQNLKSTLTVFKEDCPSEWERIAEGKDFLQDWNDETSSTGSVHDEDSDLEDAPLEIIEEFIVDVSPTPTVPGNDMDIEDQEAKDERAPSLAAAAAAYAQIRSSIGSSEHQGLSEPEVAIVSVMSAFLSVHPLGASIEEITAYFQGFNPSYNSHYLESLLRRLSKVFQITAGGAGDLPRKWWFLGFQTCYTAVGNPKTAAAATETEDHTSDS from the exons ATGATGTTAAGAATGGAAT ATATCATTATGTCAAGCTACCGTGACTATGACGACGATCCTTACCCCCGAGACTCGTACCCTCGCAAGCGCACTCTTGCTCAAGATGTCTTTCGAGATGAGTTTTCTGCTCGAGAGCGTGTGTACAGAAATGAGCTGCGTCCGGGACCACCTCCTCCAGGCCCTGGCGATTCTTACTATCGACGGATGGATGAACGAGATGCGAGGGAGTTAATTGGGCGTGGACCTCCATTTGGAGAACCTGCTTTCGAACCTCCACTCTTATCACCTAAAGATTCCCTGCTTCCACTAGATCATCCTTTACCATTTGAAGAACTCCTACCTCCTGGGGGGGAAAGACTGGGCCATGAAGGAAGGAGGTTTGGATCTGTTATTGTGTTCCCCCCTAAAGTGCCGAGATTTCCAGTTGATTTGAACGAGCCACCATCCCGCACGCTGTATGTAGGGACTCTTCCTCGTAACACTACCAAACACCACCTTGAAGACTTATTCTCACCGTTTGGACAAATTGAGTACATCCATCTCAACAATAAGTTTGCCCACATTCAATTCGAACTCAGGGACAAGAATGGTCTCATGAGAGCACTAGACTTGGATGGCAGCTACATCAATGTCGGTCCTTCCAACAGCCCTGAAGATTACGGTCCAATTGTTGTTCAATTCTCTGTTCGCAAGCAAGATTCTGAAAGCGAATCGTCTCAAGAGCATAGGCCTATAGAGTTAATGAGGTACACTGGAATAAATGCTGCTAACCTTGCTAGTAGTCTGTACAAAAAGTCAAAATTTTTGGTTGCTGCTAAAAGCTTGAAGAGTTGGTTTGATCAAGGACAATGCTCGAGCGCTTCTGCGAACACATTCTACACCCTTCTGACCAGCACCAATACATGCACACGAAGAGCCAAGAAGACATTGAAGGACAAAGGAGAAGAGTTGAAGTCTACACTGTGGAAGCACAAGAAGGAACTGGACGACATGAAGAATGACT GTCAAGCCCTGGTCGAAATATTCCAGGCTGCTTTTCAGCAGAGGTCGTGGGATCGTTTCTCCAAACCCCAGAGAAAAATGATTACGCAATGGTCAGAAAGTGCCACT GAACTTATGAAAGAGGTTGAAGCTACCAGTAACAACCTCACCGCTGATGGTCAACCACTCACTAAGAGGG GACATAGTGCAGAGGTGGATTCATTGCGGAGACAGGTGAATCAGTTGAGGGCAGAGAAAAAAGTGGCCATTCAAGGCAGAGATCAACAG ATACAAAACTTGAAGAGTACTCTAACAGTGTTCAAAGAG GATTGTCCCTCAGAGTGGGAGAGAATTGCTGAAGGAAAAGATTTCCTCCAA GACTGGAACGACGAGACCTCCTCTACCGGTAGCGTACACGATGAGGACAGTGATCTGGAAGATGCTCCTCTTGAGATTATTGAAGAATTCATCGTAGATGTATCACCCACCCCCACGGTACCCGGCAACGACATGGACATTGAGGACCAAGAAGCAAAGGATGAAAGAGCTCCATCACTAGCAGCTGCCGCCGCTGCCTATGCTCAGATCCGTTCATCCATTGGCTCCAGTGAGCATCAAGGACTATCCGAGCCTGAAGTGGCTATTGTCTCTGTAATGTCTGCCTTTCTGTCGGTACATCCCCTGGGGGCATCCATTGAGGAGATTACTGCGTACTTCCAAGGCTTCAACCCCTCCTACAATAGTCACTATCTCGAGTCCCTGTTGCGAAGGTTGTCAAAAGTATTTCAAATCACTGCAGGTGGTGCCGGAGACTTGCCGAGGAAATGGTGGTTCCTGGGGTTTCAGACATGTTACACTGCCGTGGGGAACCCAAAAACAGCTGCTGCAGCTACTGAAACTGAGGACCACACATCTGATTCTTAA
- the LOC135341491 gene encoding ecto-NOX disulfide-thiol exchanger 1-like isoform X2 produces MSSYRDYDDDPYPRDSYPRKRTLAQDVFRDEFSARERVYRNELRPGPPPPGPGDSYYRRMDERDARELIGRGPPFGEPAFEPPLLSPKDSLLPLDHPLPFEELLPPGGERLGHEGRRFGSVIVFPPKVPRFPVDLNEPPSRTLYVGTLPRNTTKHHLEDLFSPFGQIEYIHLNNKFAHIQFELRDKNGLMRALDLDGSYINVGPSNSPEDYGPIVVQFSVRKQDSESESSQEHRPIELMRYTGINAANLASSLYKKSKFLVAAKSLKSWFDQGQCSSASANTFYTLLTSTNTCTRRAKKTLKDKGEELKSTLWKHKKELDDMKNDCQALVEIFQAAFQQRSWDRFSKPQRKMITQWSESATELMKEVEATSNNLTADGQPLTKRGKTGSGHSAEVDSLRRQVNQLRAEKKVAIQGRDQQIQNLKSTLTVFKEDCPSEWERIAEGKDFLQDWNDETSSTGSVHDEDSDLEDAPLEIIEEFIVDVSPTPTVPGNDMDIEDQEAKDERAPSLAAAAAAYAQIRSSIGSSEHQGLSEPEVAIVSVMSAFLSVHPLGASIEEITAYFQGFNPSYNSHYLESLLRRLSKVFQITAGGAGDLPRKWWFLGFQTCYTAVGNPKTAAAATETEDHTSDS; encoded by the exons ATGTCAAGCTACCGTGACTATGACGACGATCCTTACCCCCGAGACTCGTACCCTCGCAAGCGCACTCTTGCTCAAGATGTCTTTCGAGATGAGTTTTCTGCTCGAGAGCGTGTGTACAGAAATGAGCTGCGTCCGGGACCACCTCCTCCAGGCCCTGGCGATTCTTACTATCGACGGATGGATGAACGAGATGCGAGGGAGTTAATTGGGCGTGGACCTCCATTTGGAGAACCTGCTTTCGAACCTCCACTCTTATCACCTAAAGATTCCCTGCTTCCACTAGATCATCCTTTACCATTTGAAGAACTCCTACCTCCTGGGGGGGAAAGACTGGGCCATGAAGGAAGGAGGTTTGGATCTGTTATTGTGTTCCCCCCTAAAGTGCCGAGATTTCCAGTTGATTTGAACGAGCCACCATCCCGCACGCTGTATGTAGGGACTCTTCCTCGTAACACTACCAAACACCACCTTGAAGACTTATTCTCACCGTTTGGACAAATTGAGTACATCCATCTCAACAATAAGTTTGCCCACATTCAATTCGAACTCAGGGACAAGAATGGTCTCATGAGAGCACTAGACTTGGATGGCAGCTACATCAATGTCGGTCCTTCCAACAGCCCTGAAGATTACGGTCCAATTGTTGTTCAATTCTCTGTTCGCAAGCAAGATTCTGAAAGCGAATCGTCTCAAGAGCATAGGCCTATAGAGTTAATGAGGTACACTGGAATAAATGCTGCTAACCTTGCTAGTAGTCTGTACAAAAAGTCAAAATTTTTGGTTGCTGCTAAAAGCTTGAAGAGTTGGTTTGATCAAGGACAATGCTCGAGCGCTTCTGCGAACACATTCTACACCCTTCTGACCAGCACCAATACATGCACACGAAGAGCCAAGAAGACATTGAAGGACAAAGGAGAAGAGTTGAAGTCTACACTGTGGAAGCACAAGAAGGAACTGGACGACATGAAGAATGACT GTCAAGCCCTGGTCGAAATATTCCAGGCTGCTTTTCAGCAGAGGTCGTGGGATCGTTTCTCCAAACCCCAGAGAAAAATGATTACGCAATGGTCAGAAAGTGCCACT GAACTTATGAAAGAGGTTGAAGCTACCAGTAACAACCTCACCGCTGATGGTCAACCACTCACTAAGAGGGGTAAGACTGGATCTG GACATAGTGCAGAGGTGGATTCATTGCGGAGACAGGTGAATCAGTTGAGGGCAGAGAAAAAAGTGGCCATTCAAGGCAGAGATCAACAG ATACAAAACTTGAAGAGTACTCTAACAGTGTTCAAAGAG GATTGTCCCTCAGAGTGGGAGAGAATTGCTGAAGGAAAAGATTTCCTCCAA GACTGGAACGACGAGACCTCCTCTACCGGTAGCGTACACGATGAGGACAGTGATCTGGAAGATGCTCCTCTTGAGATTATTGAAGAATTCATCGTAGATGTATCACCCACCCCCACGGTACCCGGCAACGACATGGACATTGAGGACCAAGAAGCAAAGGATGAAAGAGCTCCATCACTAGCAGCTGCCGCCGCTGCCTATGCTCAGATCCGTTCATCCATTGGCTCCAGTGAGCATCAAGGACTATCCGAGCCTGAAGTGGCTATTGTCTCTGTAATGTCTGCCTTTCTGTCGGTACATCCCCTGGGGGCATCCATTGAGGAGATTACTGCGTACTTCCAAGGCTTCAACCCCTCCTACAATAGTCACTATCTCGAGTCCCTGTTGCGAAGGTTGTCAAAAGTATTTCAAATCACTGCAGGTGGTGCCGGAGACTTGCCGAGGAAATGGTGGTTCCTGGGGTTTCAGACATGTTACACTGCCGTGGGGAACCCAAAAACAGCTGCTGCAGCTACTGAAACTGAGGACCACACATCTGATTCTTAA